In one Nitrospirota bacterium genomic region, the following are encoded:
- a CDS encoding GHKL domain-containing protein, with product MSLKKKIILGFLTSSIIIVVLMIFAFASFMEIRKEIHYLELSDNLRSKSLQLRRHEKNFFLYMDAGAVEKVHANLKELQALLNQGRRTYNNEELLTLGKKIDDYGQKFNHIETIFTEIQKQLTHLKPKNSQYSALSQIIETTFLERPLVNAELLKSLFSLREENPIIKNLQELNTEMTAIRKDGEEILTISNDMDKSAREKVDKAIAVSQTTALILFPMFIFVGLWALFGISQSTVRRLRILSGEIEKTGLGNFSSVAEPTKNWGTDEVGLLIGKFNYMEEQLAQRERELLQSKKLAAIGTLASGVAHELNNPLNNIYTTAQRLIKKSGEECPPFIKNGLDDIFAQTMRVKKIVSDLLEFARGKEPQPVRIELNTLIANTYKLLPSSLNTANVRFLQENEISQLFISADPEQMEQVFINLFSNAIEAMSGKGDLTVKTITKNNNIIIKISDAGKGIPQEAIDKIFEPFFTTKEKGTGLGLAIVFNIIQKHHGDIQVDSQEGRGTTFIITLPAGKEN from the coding sequence ATGTCTTTGAAGAAAAAAATAATCCTCGGCTTTCTCACAAGCTCCATTATTATTGTCGTCCTTATGATCTTTGCCTTTGCCAGCTTCATGGAAATCAGAAAAGAGATACATTACCTTGAACTGTCCGACAACCTCAGAAGCAAATCCTTACAGCTAAGGCGTCATGAAAAGAACTTTTTCCTTTACATGGACGCCGGCGCGGTTGAAAAAGTTCACGCCAATTTAAAAGAATTGCAGGCGCTTCTTAATCAAGGCCGGCGCACTTACAATAATGAGGAACTCCTTACGCTCGGAAAAAAAATAGATGACTACGGTCAGAAATTCAATCACATTGAAACTATTTTTACTGAAATTCAAAAGCAGTTGACTCATCTTAAGCCCAAAAATTCACAATACAGCGCACTTTCTCAAATCATTGAAACTACATTCTTAGAGCGTCCGCTCGTAAATGCGGAGCTCTTAAAAAGTCTTTTTTCTCTGCGTGAAGAAAATCCGATTATTAAAAATTTACAGGAGCTGAATACCGAAATGACCGCCATAAGAAAAGACGGTGAGGAGATATTGACTATTTCCAATGATATGGATAAGTCGGCAAGGGAAAAAGTTGACAAGGCAATTGCCGTATCGCAGACCACGGCATTAATCCTTTTTCCGATGTTTATTTTTGTGGGGCTGTGGGCGTTGTTCGGGATAAGCCAAAGCACTGTGAGACGTTTAAGAATATTGTCCGGAGAGATAGAAAAAACAGGACTGGGAAACTTTTCCAGTGTTGCTGAACCTACTAAAAACTGGGGAACGGATGAAGTGGGTCTTCTTATTGGGAAATTCAACTATATGGAAGAGCAGCTTGCGCAAAGGGAAAGAGAACTGCTGCAAAGCAAAAAATTGGCTGCTATCGGTACGCTGGCATCCGGAGTCGCCCATGAACTGAATAATCCGCTTAACAATATATACACAACAGCACAGAGGCTGATTAAAAAATCCGGGGAAGAGTGTCCTCCGTTCATCAAAAACGGGCTTGATGACATCTTCGCACAAACTATGAGAGTTAAAAAAATAGTAAGCGACCTGCTTGAGTTTGCCCGCGGGAAAGAGCCGCAACCCGTGAGAATTGAATTAAATACCCTTATTGCCAATACATACAAATTGCTTCCCAGTTCTTTAAACACTGCCAATGTCCGCTTTTTGCAGGAAAATGAAATTAGTCAATTATTTATTTCCGCTGACCCCGAGCAGATGGAGCAGGTCTTTATCAATCTCTTCAGCAATGCAATTGAGGCTATGTCTGGGAAGGGAGACCTGACAGTAAAGACCATTACGAAAAATAACAATATAATAATTAAAATATCCGATGCAGGCAAAGGCATACCGCAGGAAGCCATTGACAAAATATTTGAACCTTTTTTTACCACCAAGGAAAAAGGGACAGGGCTGGGGCTTGCGATTGTCTTCAATATTATTCAGAAACATCACGGCGACATTCAGGTTGACAGTCAGGAAGGCAGAGGAACCACCTTTATCATTACCCTGCCTGCCGGGAAGGAGAACTGA
- a CDS encoding sigma-54-dependent Fis family transcriptional regulator has protein sequence MALKILVAEDEEITLKNIVDTLNEEGYSTSGTKDGYEALHALKKERFDLLITDIKMPRLSGIELLEKVKEKYPETEVIIITGFGSIGSAVEAMKKSAYDYITKPFDLDELIIRVKKIQKQKNLKKENIALKTYFDMNKKVTIIAKSESIKKILDTIDGLKDSACSVLLTGESGTGKNLIAKIIHSTSRRQDRPFLSINCATLTEDLLASELFGHEKGAFTGAITPKQGLVEIADTGTLFLDEIAELSTALQAKLLKVVEDGEFYRVGGIKPQKVDVRFIAATNQNVKNLISEGRFREDLYYRLNIMEIFIQPLRERQEDIKPLSAFFLQKHLPKSNKKITGISEEAMEILMHYSFPGNVRELENIIERAIIIEKSPVITPESLPHGIRVLQIETLGPDQIKTIDEHIKEYVEKVVKVFGGNKTKAAESLGISRTSLWKILKED, from the coding sequence ATGGCATTAAAGATACTCGTTGCAGAAGATGAAGAAATAACTCTGAAAAATATCGTTGATACGCTGAATGAAGAAGGATACAGTACGTCCGGAACAAAAGACGGCTATGAGGCCCTTCATGCGCTTAAGAAGGAACGCTTTGACCTCCTTATTACAGACATAAAAATGCCGCGGCTGAGCGGTATTGAGCTTCTGGAAAAGGTAAAAGAGAAATATCCCGAAACAGAAGTAATCATAATCACAGGCTTTGGAAGCATCGGCTCTGCGGTTGAAGCCATGAAAAAGAGCGCTTACGATTATATAACAAAGCCTTTTGATTTGGACGAGTTGATCATCAGGGTAAAGAAAATTCAAAAGCAGAAAAACCTCAAAAAAGAAAATATTGCGTTAAAGACTTACTTTGACATGAACAAAAAGGTCACGATTATTGCAAAGAGCGAAAGCATAAAAAAAATTCTGGATACCATAGACGGGCTGAAGGATTCTGCATGCAGCGTTCTTCTTACTGGAGAAAGCGGCACGGGGAAAAATCTCATAGCCAAAATAATACATTCAACAAGCAGGAGACAGGACAGGCCGTTTCTCTCCATCAACTGTGCAACACTTACGGAGGACCTCCTTGCCAGCGAGTTGTTCGGACATGAAAAAGGCGCATTTACAGGAGCAATAACACCAAAACAGGGGCTTGTGGAAATAGCTGACACCGGCACGCTTTTCCTTGATGAAATTGCGGAATTGTCCACGGCCCTCCAGGCAAAGCTTTTGAAGGTTGTTGAAGATGGTGAATTTTACAGGGTTGGGGGGATAAAACCCCAAAAAGTTGATGTCAGGTTCATAGCCGCAACAAACCAGAATGTAAAGAATCTGATCTCAGAGGGACGGTTCAGGGAAGACCTCTATTACAGGCTGAATATTATGGAAATCTTTATCCAGCCTTTAAGAGAACGTCAGGAAGATATAAAGCCCTTAAGCGCATTTTTCCTGCAGAAACATCTTCCTAAATCCAATAAGAAAATAACAGGGATTTCAGAAGAGGCGATGGAAATTCTAATGCATTACAGTTTTCCGGGTAATGTAAGGGAACTTGAAAATATCATTGAGCGGGCAATAATAATTGAGAAGAGCCCTGTAATTACGCCAGAGAGCCTTCCTCACGGCATCAGGGTGCTGCAGATTGAGACCTTAGGCCCTGACCAGATAAAAACCATTGATGAGCATATCAAGGAATATGTTGAAAAGGTTGTCAAGGTATTTGGCGGCAACAAAACAAAGGCAGCAGAATCATTAGGCATCTCAAGGACAAGCCTCTGGAAAATTCTCAAGGAAGATTAA
- a CDS encoding putative toxin-antitoxin system toxin component, PIN family: MRVVFDSNIFISAFVIPGSQAEKAVFRIINNHDSLILSKTIIDEVLSVLAHKFSRDREAISRIAVYLAGLGEIVHTIRSITVLRDVPDNRILECAVSGKADVIVTGDKQMLALKEYKGIKIITLKEYLG; this comes from the coding sequence ATGAGAGTTGTTTTTGATTCAAATATTTTCATCTCAGCATTTGTTATTCCCGGCAGCCAGGCTGAAAAAGCTGTTTTCAGGATCATTAACAACCATGACAGTCTTATACTTTCCAAGACAATCATTGATGAGGTATTATCGGTTCTTGCTCATAAATTCAGCCGTGATAGAGAAGCCATAAGCCGTATTGCCGTTTATCTTGCGGGGCTGGGTGAAATTGTTCATACAATCAGAAGCATTACGGTTTTAAGAGATGTTCCTGATAACAGGATTCTTGAATGTGCAGTTAGCGGAAAAGCAGATGTAATTGTAACCGGAGACAAACAAATGCTTGCCTTGAAGGAGTATAAAGGAATAAAAATAATCACCCTAAAAGAGTATCTGGGATAA